The Leptolyngbya sp. 'hensonii' genomic interval ATTCCAGTTCAGTAGTGCACTATAGAATGTCTCCTTTGAAGGGTGCTACAGTTTCCGGATTTAGCAACTTTCTGTTGCCTAGGCCTTAACATGGGCCCTATAGCTATTAATCCACTTAACAAACCCATGGGTTCAGGTACCCTTGTTACTGTCTCAATCGCTTCAACTTTTACATTGTCAATGAATGCAAAATGAGACTGATTTTGGAAATTCCTGAACGTGATGGTTGTAGCCGGAGTTGTTGCGACAAAGGCAAAAGAAATTAGTTGCCAATCTATTCCACTAGAATTGGTGAACAGATTAAAGGTATGGCTATCATTCCCCACCATTACCTCAATTTCTCCAGTACCACTTCTACCAGAGTATCTGCTTGTCCCTCCGTAGAAGCTCAGGTGGTATTGCTGTCCTACAGAGGTTGCCAATGTTTGTTCAATCCCACCGCCTACAACATAATCATTAACTAAATCAA includes:
- a CDS encoding DUF642 domain-containing protein, giving the protein MLKQLVGISIALGITGIIFPAQAATLISNGSFESSSQPSNYAYLPGNSQVITGWKTILGGVEWFNPEIALSAVGVAPDGSFIVDLVNDYVVGGGIEQTLATSVGQQYHLSFYGGTSRYSGRSGTGEIEVMVGNDSHTFNLFTNSSGIDWQLISFAFVATTPATTITFRNFQNQSHFAFIDNVKVEAIETVTRVPEPMGLLSGLIAIGPMLRPRQQKVAKSGNCSTLQRRHSIVHY